The Dokdonia sp. 4H-3-7-5 genomic interval CGTGAAGCGTTCTTATCACTAGCTACCGAAAGAAAATCACTAGAGCGTATCCAGCATATGTTACAGAAAGGAAAACCGTTGAGAAACTAATTTTTCTGAATACGGATTATAGAGTATAGAATATAGACTTCTTACTCTTGTGAAATGGACAAAAGATTGTAGAGATAATGGCTAGGCATAATTTTAGAAACTTGAAAATTTGGCAATATGGTGTAACCTTTGCTAGTCAGAATTATAAGTTGACTAAAACCTTTCCAAAGTCTGAAATCTATAATCTTACAAGTCAAATGAATAGATGTTCAGTATCTATTCCATCAAATATCGCAGAAGGCTCTGCAAAATCTACTGATAAGCATTTTAAGTCTTACTTAGAAA includes:
- a CDS encoding four helix bundle protein, which produces MARHNFRNLKIWQYGVTFASQNYKLTKTFPKSEIYNLTSQMNRCSVSIPSNIAEGSAKSTDKHFKSYLETSLGSAYEWETQLEIAKIENYVSETDYKELKDSIQQLQRMIGAFIDRLNN